A stretch of the Conger conger chromosome 3, fConCon1.1, whole genome shotgun sequence genome encodes the following:
- the frzb gene encoding secreted frizzled-related protein 3 isoform X1, with product MFSYEMIITFLAVACLIDIPRSTAAACEPVRIPMCRSMPWNMTKMPNHLHHSTQANAVLAIEQFEGLLGTQCSEDLLFFLCAMYAPICTIDFQHDPIKPCKSVCERAKCGCEPVMKKYNHTWPESLACDELPVYDRGVCISPEAIVKAEGPDNPYFQDLSKCPPESSPDFPMDSHNVNCKGFNSEQCKCKTVRLGQKTYLKNNYNYVIRAKVKEIRIRNHDLSAIVEVKDVLKSSLVNIPRETVTLYYNSGCLCPPLTANEEYIIMGYENEERSRLLLIDGSVAQKWKDRVGKKFKRWDQALRNQSRGSAGRGNPKRSRH from the exons ATGTTTTCATACGAAATGATCATAACTTTCCTTGCTGTTGCCTGCCTCATTGACATACCCCGCTCAACAGCAGCGGCTTGTGAGCCTGTCCGGATCCCGATGTGCAGATCGATGCCGTGGAACATGACGAAGATGCCAAACCATCTTCATCACAGCACACAAGCGAACGCAGTCCTGGCCATTGAGCAGTTCGAGGGGCTGCTGGGCACCCAGTGCAGCGAGGACCTGTTGTTCTTCCTGTGTGCGATGTATGCGCCTATCTGTACTATAGACTTCCAGCATGATCCGATCAAGCCCTGCAAGTCCGTTTGCGAAAGAGCCAAGTGTGGCTGTGAACCCGttatgaagaaatacaaccaCACATGGCCGGAAAGCCTTGCCTGCGACGAGCTGCCAGTCTATGACAGAGGTGTTTGTATCTCACCGGAGGCTATAGTCAAAGCTGAAGGACCGG ATAATCCATATTTTCAAGACCTCTCAAAATGTCCACCAG AGTCATCCCCAGATTTTCCTATGGATTCTCACAATGTCAACTGCAAGGGCTTCAACAGTG AGCAATGCAAATGCAAGACAGTCAGACTTGGTCAGAAGACATATTTAAAGAATAATTACAATTATG TAATTCGAGCTAAAGTTAAAGAAATAAGAATCCGGAATCATGATTTGAGTGCGATCGTGGAAGTCAAGGACGTCCTCAAATCATCACTGGTCAACATTCCTCGTGAAACAGTAACACTTTACTACAATTCAGGCTGCCTGTGCCCTCCCCTCACAGCCAACGAGGAGTACATCATCATGGGCTATGAGAACGAGGAACGCTCCAG GTTACTGCTTATAGACGGGTCCGTTGCACAGAAGTGGAAGGACCGGGTTGGAAAGAAGTTTAAG CGGTGGGACCAAGCCCTCCGCAATCAAAGCAGAGGAAGCGCAGGGAGAGGAAACCCAAAGAGAAGCCGTCACTGA
- the frzb gene encoding secreted frizzled-related protein 3 isoform X3 — MFSYEMIITFLAVACLIDIPRSTAAACEPVRIPMCRSMPWNMTKMPNHLHHSTQANAVLAIEQFEGLLGTQCSEDLLFFLCAMYAPICTIDFQHDPIKPCKSVCERAKCGCEPVMKKYNHTWPESLACDELPVYDRGVCISPEAIVKAEGPDNPYFQDLSKCPPESSPDFPMDSHNVNCKGFNSEQCKCKTVRLGQKTYLKNNYNYANEEYIIMGYENEERSRLLLIDGSVAQKWKDRVGKKFKRWDQALRNQSRGSAGRGNPKRSRH, encoded by the exons ATGTTTTCATACGAAATGATCATAACTTTCCTTGCTGTTGCCTGCCTCATTGACATACCCCGCTCAACAGCAGCGGCTTGTGAGCCTGTCCGGATCCCGATGTGCAGATCGATGCCGTGGAACATGACGAAGATGCCAAACCATCTTCATCACAGCACACAAGCGAACGCAGTCCTGGCCATTGAGCAGTTCGAGGGGCTGCTGGGCACCCAGTGCAGCGAGGACCTGTTGTTCTTCCTGTGTGCGATGTATGCGCCTATCTGTACTATAGACTTCCAGCATGATCCGATCAAGCCCTGCAAGTCCGTTTGCGAAAGAGCCAAGTGTGGCTGTGAACCCGttatgaagaaatacaaccaCACATGGCCGGAAAGCCTTGCCTGCGACGAGCTGCCAGTCTATGACAGAGGTGTTTGTATCTCACCGGAGGCTATAGTCAAAGCTGAAGGACCGG ATAATCCATATTTTCAAGACCTCTCAAAATGTCCACCAG AGTCATCCCCAGATTTTCCTATGGATTCTCACAATGTCAACTGCAAGGGCTTCAACAGTG AGCAATGCAAATGCAAGACAGTCAGACTTGGTCAGAAGACATATTTAAAGAATAATTACAATTATG CCAACGAGGAGTACATCATCATGGGCTATGAGAACGAGGAACGCTCCAG GTTACTGCTTATAGACGGGTCCGTTGCACAGAAGTGGAAGGACCGGGTTGGAAAGAAGTTTAAG CGGTGGGACCAAGCCCTCCGCAATCAAAGCAGAGGAAGCGCAGGGAGAGGAAACCCAAAGAGAAGCCGTCACTGA
- the LOC133124355 gene encoding nucleoporin NUP35-like, whose protein sequence is MDFQGAEPMTLGSPSTPKPATGALFLPGFLMGDLPTPVTPQPRSTSGGIELRSSLLAGGSPPLPVVPTPKDKSGAPPVRSIYDDFTSPGMGMSPLSSFKQPFSGMHTPLSGFVAATPGSTSSLFSPAGIGQQRHPMLSPAQLDPFYTQGDALSAEDHLDDTWVTVFGFPPASASYILLQFAQYGNVLKHVMSNTGNWMHIHYQSKLQARKALSKDGKIFGESIMIGVKPCIDKNVMECSEKGPASSSTAFTPVKASSTPIQPYTPRSAMRPLSAAYRASSSDYQVVSDQQTPRKDDSFATKVLEYMFGW, encoded by the exons ATGGACTTTCAAG GTGCAGAACCAATGACTCTGGGTTCCCCAAGCACGCCAAAACCGGCTACTGGTGCCCTGTTCTTACCAGGGTTTCTAATGGGGGATCTGCCAACTCCAGTCACTCCACAGCCAAGGTCCACCAGTGGTGGGATAGAACTCCGGTCGTCTCTCCTGGCAG GTGGGTCCCCACCCCTACCTGTGGTCCCCACGCCTAAGGACAAGAGTGGAGCCCCCCCAGTGAGGAGCATATATGATGATTTTACCAGTCCAGGAATGGGAATGTCTCCACTTAGCTCATTCAAGCAA CCATTCTCAGGAATGCATACCCCATTGTCTGGATTTGTGGCTGCCACACCAGGGTCAA CATCAAGCCTTTTTAGTCCGGCTGGCATTGGACAGCAGAGACACCCTATGCTCTCCCCAGCCCAACTGGATCCTTTCTACACGCAAGGAGATGCTTTGTCTGCAGAAGATCACCTGGATGACACGTGGGTCACGGTGTTTGG gTTTCCGCCTGCCTCAGCTTCTTACATCCTCTTGCAGTTTGCGCAGTATGGAAACGTATTAAAACATGTG ATGTCAAACACTGGAAACTGGATGCATATACATTATCAGTCTAAACTACAGGCTAGAAAAGCGCTAAGCAAAGATGGGAAAATCTTTGGGGAATCCATCATGATCGGGGTTAAACCTTGCATAGACAAG AATGTGATGGAGTGCTCTGAAAAAGGCCCAGCGTCCTCCAGCACAGCATTCACTCCTGTGAAGGCCAGCAGCACTCCCATCCAGCCCTACACCCCACGCTCAGCCATGAGGCCCCTCAGTGCTGCCTACAGGGCGTCCAGCAGTGACTACCAG GTTGTTTCAGATCAACAAACACCAAGGAAAGATGACAGCTTCGCTACAAAAGTTTTGGAGTACATGTTTGGTTGGTGA
- the frzb gene encoding secreted frizzled-related protein 3 isoform X2, producing MFSYEMIITFLAVACLIDIPRSTAAACEPVRIPMCRSMPWNMTKMPNHLHHSTQANAVLAIEQFEGLLGTQCSEDLLFFLCAMYAPICTIDFQHDPIKPCKSVCERAKCGCEPVMKKYNHTWPESLACDELPVYDRGVCISPEAIVKAEGPEQCKCKTVRLGQKTYLKNNYNYVIRAKVKEIRIRNHDLSAIVEVKDVLKSSLVNIPRETVTLYYNSGCLCPPLTANEEYIIMGYENEERSRLLLIDGSVAQKWKDRVGKKFKRWDQALRNQSRGSAGRGNPKRSRH from the exons ATGTTTTCATACGAAATGATCATAACTTTCCTTGCTGTTGCCTGCCTCATTGACATACCCCGCTCAACAGCAGCGGCTTGTGAGCCTGTCCGGATCCCGATGTGCAGATCGATGCCGTGGAACATGACGAAGATGCCAAACCATCTTCATCACAGCACACAAGCGAACGCAGTCCTGGCCATTGAGCAGTTCGAGGGGCTGCTGGGCACCCAGTGCAGCGAGGACCTGTTGTTCTTCCTGTGTGCGATGTATGCGCCTATCTGTACTATAGACTTCCAGCATGATCCGATCAAGCCCTGCAAGTCCGTTTGCGAAAGAGCCAAGTGTGGCTGTGAACCCGttatgaagaaatacaaccaCACATGGCCGGAAAGCCTTGCCTGCGACGAGCTGCCAGTCTATGACAGAGGTGTTTGTATCTCACCGGAGGCTATAGTCAAAGCTGAAGGACCGG AGCAATGCAAATGCAAGACAGTCAGACTTGGTCAGAAGACATATTTAAAGAATAATTACAATTATG TAATTCGAGCTAAAGTTAAAGAAATAAGAATCCGGAATCATGATTTGAGTGCGATCGTGGAAGTCAAGGACGTCCTCAAATCATCACTGGTCAACATTCCTCGTGAAACAGTAACACTTTACTACAATTCAGGCTGCCTGTGCCCTCCCCTCACAGCCAACGAGGAGTACATCATCATGGGCTATGAGAACGAGGAACGCTCCAG GTTACTGCTTATAGACGGGTCCGTTGCACAGAAGTGGAAGGACCGGGTTGGAAAGAAGTTTAAG CGGTGGGACCAAGCCCTCCGCAATCAAAGCAGAGGAAGCGCAGGGAGAGGAAACCCAAAGAGAAGCCGTCACTGA